A stretch of Rhodoferax potami DNA encodes these proteins:
- a CDS encoding DUF3108 domain-containing protein, which yields MPPDSFATTSRRALLTLAAAWAGSSWAQTSPAEAAPASAGLYQPPPSARIAYDVDGLIGGSSYSGNAELVWTRDSKNYQTQLLIRKFGLTLQAWTSAGRLTARGLEPETFSSQKIGQAEIFAYFERDANRIRFSAGTPNAPLQRGAQDQLSVFMQLASLLGGAGTSATSGKAIGMQAIGDRYAEQWSFHPSAPETVKLPSGALQAIKLTHEPTAERKQRLDLWYAPTPHYVPVRIRITEANGDYLDLVGANTQFR from the coding sequence GTGCCCCCTGATTCATTCGCTACCACCTCAAGACGCGCCCTGCTGACGCTCGCAGCCGCATGGGCCGGCTCCTCCTGGGCCCAAACCAGCCCTGCAGAGGCCGCACCGGCTTCTGCCGGGCTGTACCAGCCGCCACCATCGGCTCGCATCGCCTATGACGTGGATGGGCTCATAGGCGGATCGTCTTACAGCGGCAACGCGGAGTTGGTGTGGACGCGGGATAGCAAAAACTATCAAACGCAGTTGCTGATCCGCAAATTCGGACTCACGCTTCAGGCGTGGACCAGTGCGGGCAGGCTCACCGCACGCGGTTTAGAGCCCGAGACTTTCAGCAGCCAAAAAATAGGCCAAGCCGAGATATTTGCCTACTTCGAACGGGATGCAAACCGGATCCGCTTTAGCGCCGGCACTCCGAATGCCCCTTTGCAGCGCGGTGCCCAAGACCAACTCAGCGTGTTCATGCAACTGGCCAGTCTGTTGGGCGGCGCCGGTACATCTGCGACCTCGGGAAAAGCCATCGGCATGCAAGCGATTGGCGACCGGTACGCCGAACAATGGAGCTTTCACCCGTCCGCGCCGGAAACGGTGAAGCTGCCAAGCGGGGCGCTTCAGGCCATCAAGCTCACCCATGAACCCACGGCAGAGCGCAAGCAGCGCCTGGATCTCTGGTACGCGCCCACCCCGCACTATGTACCGGTGCGGATACGCATTACCGAGGCCAACGGGGATTACCTTGATTTAGTGGGGGCAAATACCCAATTCCGCTGA
- a CDS encoding BTH_I0359 family protein produces the protein MQTLYDSDSFSVTHMLANGEAEGQAPEKTERYPLGVPSLARHGFEIVDKRSNKEVYLDGSWAELFQQHIMAWQVNTPTQEEVEDTLEQYAELAQTPVQIH, from the coding sequence ATGCAAACGCTCTACGACTCCGATTCTTTCTCCGTCACCCACATGCTCGCCAATGGCGAGGCCGAGGGTCAGGCACCGGAAAAAACCGAGCGCTACCCCTTGGGCGTACCGAGCCTGGCGCGCCATGGCTTCGAAATTGTGGACAAACGCTCCAACAAAGAGGTGTACCTGGACGGCTCTTGGGCCGAACTCTTCCAGCAGCACATCATGGCCTGGCAAGTCAACACGCCCACCCAAGAGGAAGTGGAAGACACGCTGGAGCAATACGCCGAGCTGGCGCAAACGCCGGTGCAGATTCACTGA
- the purU gene encoding formyltetrahydrofolate deformylase, which yields MSQTYILTFSCPDRLGLVHAVSGFLLERGGNIEEAAQYNDHDTGLFFMRVQFSCDSLSADELKAQIGTLGQTLQLQWSLHTQAQPVRTVIMVSKEGHCLNDLLFRWKSGLLPLDIRAIVSNHREFYQLAASYNVPFHHIPVTAATKEQAEAKQLEIIEAEGAELVVLARYMQILSDNMCQQLNGRAINIHHSFLPSFKGAKPYYQAHDRGVKLIGATAHYVTADLDEGPIIEQDVARVDHSRTVEDLTTLGRDTESQVLARAVKWHSEHRVLLNGHKTVIFR from the coding sequence ATGAGCCAGACCTATATTCTTACGTTTTCCTGCCCCGACCGCTTGGGGCTTGTCCATGCTGTTTCGGGTTTTTTGCTGGAACGCGGTGGCAACATTGAAGAAGCAGCCCAGTACAACGACCACGACACCGGCCTGTTTTTCATGCGGGTGCAGTTCAGCTGCGACTCGCTCAGTGCGGATGAGTTAAAAGCCCAGATCGGCACCTTGGGACAAACCTTGCAGCTGCAATGGAGCCTGCACACCCAGGCACAGCCGGTGCGCACCGTCATCATGGTCAGCAAGGAAGGGCATTGCCTGAACGACTTGCTGTTCCGCTGGAAGAGCGGACTGCTGCCACTCGACATCCGGGCCATCGTGTCTAACCACCGCGAGTTTTATCAACTCGCTGCCAGCTACAACGTGCCCTTCCACCACATCCCGGTGACTGCCGCTACCAAAGAGCAGGCCGAGGCTAAGCAGCTCGAGATCATCGAGGCAGAAGGCGCGGAACTGGTGGTGTTGGCCCGTTACATGCAGATCCTGAGCGACAACATGTGCCAACAACTCAATGGCCGTGCCATCAATATCCACCACAGCTTTTTGCCCAGCTTCAAGGGTGCCAAGCCGTACTACCAAGCCCATGACCGCGGCGTGAAACTGATCGGTGCAACCGCCCACTACGTGACGGCAGACTTGGACGAAGGCCCGATCATTGAGCAGGATGTGGCCCGCGTGGACCACAGCCGCACCGTAGAGGACCTGACCACGCTAGGCCGCGACACCGAAAGCCAAGTGTTGGCACGCGCGGTCAAGTGGCACAGCGAACACCGTGTGCTGCTCAACGGCCACAAGACGGTGATCTTCCGCTAA
- a CDS encoding methyl-accepting chemotaxis protein has protein sequence MSNADVVPESSASVVGSSEPPESVPYRRTRIAALDHLTVRSTLWMAFASMLLGAVVIGVFSLFQMGRLNASTKVIYEQEYAAGQAAEEARSLILRASRAQTQLLTATTAAERDTLGAAIETSLADIAKRLDIIKGLSDSEETTATSQQLIDAMGSWTKRQRAYIALVKEQPLDLLQMSTDVPTEDARLLNDTRKLEKLVDTLVEQRAQSAKATIEMAGQIYQSSQMWVVGIMLLLLVLSLVISAWVTGRLSRQLGGEPAYAKSIASRIADGDLTMQIRLAPKDSDSLLYSLRDMQMKLSDTMRDIADSSKQVANASREISMGNLDLSQRTEQQSASLEKTSTNVEQMASLTRRYAESAAEAAQLSGNASRSARLGGEVVADVISTMEKISKSTQAIHGNISVIEGIAFQTNILALNAAVEAAHAGEQGRGFAVVAQEVRSLAERSAKAAREINALIEESTRQVTEGAELASKAGQTISEMAETVQQTSAVMDEISGASAQQNHGIEEINRAVAQLDDSTQQNAALVEEAAAAAQSLDEQAQSLDQLVGRFHLRS, from the coding sequence ATGAGTAACGCTGACGTCGTACCCGAATCTTCTGCTTCTGTCGTTGGAAGCAGTGAGCCCCCTGAGTCGGTTCCTTACCGCCGAACGCGCATCGCTGCGCTGGACCATTTGACCGTCCGCTCGACTTTGTGGATGGCGTTTGCCAGCATGCTGTTGGGCGCGGTGGTGATTGGGGTGTTCTCTCTGTTCCAGATGGGACGCTTGAACGCCTCCACCAAGGTGATTTACGAGCAGGAGTACGCCGCAGGTCAGGCTGCCGAGGAGGCTCGTAGCCTGATTCTTCGCGCCAGCCGCGCCCAGACACAGCTGCTCACGGCTACCACGGCAGCTGAGCGGGACACCTTGGGCGCTGCGATCGAAACCAGCTTGGCGGATATTGCCAAGCGCTTGGACATCATCAAAGGCCTGTCTGATTCTGAGGAAACCACGGCCACTAGCCAACAGCTGATCGATGCCATGGGCAGCTGGACCAAGCGCCAACGTGCCTATATTGCATTGGTGAAAGAGCAGCCCCTTGATCTGTTGCAGATGAGTACCGATGTACCCACCGAGGACGCTCGCCTGCTCAACGACACCCGCAAGTTGGAAAAGCTGGTCGATACCTTGGTGGAGCAACGCGCACAGTCGGCCAAGGCCACGATTGAAATGGCAGGCCAGATTTACCAGTCTTCTCAAATGTGGGTCGTCGGCATCATGCTGTTGCTACTCGTGTTGTCGCTCGTGATCAGCGCTTGGGTTACCGGACGCTTGTCCCGCCAGCTGGGTGGTGAACCTGCCTATGCCAAGTCCATTGCCAGCCGTATCGCGGATGGTGACCTGACCATGCAAATCCGGCTTGCCCCCAAAGACAGCGACAGTCTGCTGTATTCGCTGCGCGACATGCAGATGAAGCTCTCGGACACCATGCGCGACATCGCCGACAGCTCCAAGCAAGTGGCCAATGCCTCGCGCGAGATCTCCATGGGCAACCTCGATTTGTCCCAGCGCACCGAGCAGCAAAGTGCCTCCCTAGAAAAAACCAGCACCAACGTGGAGCAGATGGCATCGCTGACCCGGCGCTATGCCGAGAGCGCTGCGGAAGCTGCACAGCTCTCGGGCAATGCCAGCCGCTCCGCCCGCTTGGGGGGAGAAGTGGTGGCCGATGTGATCAGCACCATGGAGAAGATCAGCAAGAGCACCCAGGCCATTCACGGCAACATCAGTGTGATTGAGGGAATCGCCTTTCAGACCAACATCCTGGCGCTCAATGCGGCGGTCGAGGCGGCGCACGCCGGAGAGCAAGGACGTGGCTTTGCGGTGGTTGCGCAGGAAGTGCGCTCACTGGCCGAACGCAGTGCCAAAGCAGCCCGTGAAATCAATGCGCTGATCGAGGAGTCCACCCGCCAGGTCACTGAAGGCGCAGAACTCGCCAGCAAGGCGGGCCAGACCATCAGCGAAATGGCAGAGACTGTGCAGCAAACCAGTGCCGTGATGGACGAGATCTCAGGCGCTTCGGCGCAGCAGAACCACGGCATTGAAGAGATCAACCGGGCGGTTGCGCAGTTGGATGACAGCACCCAGCAAAACGCCGCGCTGGTGGAAGAGGCCGCCGCTGCAGCGCAATCGCTGGATGAGCAAGCGCAGTCGTTGGATCAGCTAGTAGGACGCTTCCACTTGCGCAGTTAA
- the asd gene encoding archaetidylserine decarboxylase (Phosphatidylserine decarboxylase is synthesized as a single chain precursor. Generation of the pyruvoyl active site from a Ser is coupled to cleavage of a Gly-Ser bond between the larger (beta) and smaller (alpha chains). It is an integral membrane protein.), whose protein sequence is MSDALAVLPQYLLPKKALTAFAGLVAGARGGKATTALIRWFIGKYKVNMAEAANPDPAAYPTFNEFFTRALKPGVRPLAHAPFVCPVDGAISQFGAIDKDQIFQAKGHHYSSTALVGGDAELAAQFDHGTFATIYLSPRDYHRIHMPCDGELRRMIYVPGDLFSVNPTTARGVPGLFARNERVVCVFDSPHGEFVLTLVGATVVGSMATTWHGLVNPPRLPQVTEWHYEPGNVVLKQGDEMGRFLLGSTVVLLFRKDALNFNPEWSPAKPVQLGESMGI, encoded by the coding sequence GTGTCTGATGCCCTCGCCGTACTCCCGCAGTACCTACTCCCCAAAAAAGCCCTTACGGCGTTTGCCGGTCTGGTGGCTGGCGCGCGCGGGGGTAAGGCTACAACGGCGCTGATTCGCTGGTTCATCGGCAAATACAAAGTCAACATGGCGGAAGCCGCCAATCCAGACCCCGCCGCGTACCCGACCTTCAACGAGTTTTTTACCCGGGCTTTGAAGCCTGGTGTCCGCCCCCTGGCACACGCACCCTTTGTGTGCCCTGTGGATGGCGCGATCAGTCAGTTCGGTGCGATCGACAAGGACCAGATATTCCAGGCCAAGGGTCACCACTACAGCAGCACGGCTCTGGTGGGTGGCGATGCCGAGTTGGCCGCTCAGTTCGACCACGGCACCTTCGCTACCATTTACCTCAGCCCGCGCGACTACCACCGCATCCACATGCCCTGTGACGGTGAATTGCGCCGCATGATCTATGTGCCGGGTGACTTGTTTTCAGTCAACCCCACGACAGCCCGCGGCGTGCCGGGCCTGTTTGCACGCAACGAGCGGGTAGTCTGCGTGTTCGATTCGCCCCATGGTGAGTTTGTGTTGACTTTGGTGGGTGCCACCGTGGTCGGCAGTATGGCAACCACCTGGCATGGCCTGGTGAACCCCCCGCGATTGCCACAGGTGACAGAGTGGCATTACGAGCCGGGTAACGTAGTTCTCAAGCAGGGTGATGAGATGGGCCGTTTCTTGCTTGGCTCTACCGTCGTTTTGCTGTTTCGCAAAGATGCGCTGAACTTCAACCCCGAATGGTCGCCCGCCAAACCCGTACAACTGGGTGAAAGCATGGGTATTTAA
- a CDS encoding Bug family tripartite tricarboxylate transporter substrate binding protein, producing MFTRRQLIQALGSSAALGALYPLTAQAQVDQVKVYFGFPPGSSGDTVARRVAEKWAGTPFSKNAGIVENKPGAGGRIALEALKSAPADGSVLALSQVSALANYPHIFNKMPYTDKDFAPVSIAAIMHHGLAVGPMVPANVRTVKDFLAWAKANPKDASYGSPGAGSTPHFIGALLGINSGVDLRHVPYRGSVPGVTDLVGGQVAAMVTPHGDYLANYKAGKLRILATSGPNRSPYAPEVPTFAEQGFPELTTEEWFGFYAPANTPKSVVTAASTAINAALKEKSVIDSLALVGLIPRGSTPEEQARWQKSEFDTWGPLIKKIGFTADS from the coding sequence ATGTTCACTCGCAGGCAACTCATTCAGGCCTTGGGCAGCAGCGCTGCTTTGGGCGCGCTTTATCCACTCACTGCGCAAGCGCAGGTAGACCAAGTCAAGGTGTATTTCGGCTTCCCGCCGGGAAGTTCCGGCGACACCGTGGCGCGCCGGGTCGCGGAAAAGTGGGCGGGTACGCCCTTCAGTAAAAACGCAGGCATTGTGGAAAACAAGCCCGGCGCTGGCGGTCGTATCGCCCTCGAGGCCCTCAAAAGCGCGCCGGCCGATGGTTCGGTGCTGGCGCTCTCGCAGGTGTCAGCGCTTGCTAACTATCCGCACATCTTCAACAAGATGCCCTACACCGACAAGGACTTCGCCCCTGTCTCCATCGCGGCCATCATGCACCACGGCCTGGCGGTGGGCCCCATGGTGCCTGCCAATGTCCGGACAGTGAAGGATTTCCTGGCGTGGGCCAAGGCCAACCCCAAGGATGCGAGTTACGGTTCGCCCGGGGCGGGCTCCACACCGCATTTCATTGGCGCTTTGCTGGGCATCAATAGCGGGGTGGACCTCCGGCATGTGCCGTATCGCGGCTCGGTGCCCGGCGTGACCGATCTGGTGGGTGGTCAAGTGGCCGCCATGGTGACGCCGCACGGCGACTACCTGGCCAATTACAAGGCTGGCAAGTTGCGCATTCTGGCTACCTCCGGCCCCAACCGCTCGCCGTACGCGCCCGAGGTCCCTACCTTTGCCGAACAGGGTTTCCCGGAGCTGACGACCGAAGAGTGGTTCGGTTTCTATGCGCCTGCAAACACTCCGAAGTCAGTGGTGACGGCCGCTAGCACGGCGATCAACGCAGCCTTGAAGGAGAAATCGGTCATCGACAGCTTGGCGCTGGTCGGCTTGATTCCCCGCGGCTCCACCCCTGAAGAGCAAGCCCGCTGGCAAAAATCAGAGTTCGACACCTGGGGGCCCTTGATCAAGAAAATCGGATTCACCGCCGATTCCTGA